A single region of the Arthrobacter sp. PAMC25564 genome encodes:
- the recN gene encoding DNA repair protein RecN yields MLEELRIRDLGVITDATLPLGPGLSVVTGETGAGKTMVVTAVGLLLGARSDAGAVRSGAKSASAEAVLKLDAGHAAIARAREAGAEIEEFDGGAELLLARSVGADGRSRAFLGGRAAPVGVLAEIGATLVVVHGQSEQIRLKSPVAQRSALDKFAGESLAGSLAGYQELHSHWKAIQAELDTLRGAARERLREAESLEAALAEIDAVDPQPGEDESLKAEAVKLANVEELRIAATTAHQALISEDFGEDADATTLVDAAKRTLEHVAGHDEELGSAAARLAEVGFLLNDIAAELASYQAALDTEGPERLAEIEDRRAALAKLVRKYAPSIDEVLVWAEDARARFEELQDDSTRIEALDAEVARAEAGLRKQAADISKARKKAAKELSARVSAELKALAMADATLIINVESGGQLGPFGVDEISFLLQPHSGAPARPLGKGASGGELSRVMLAIEVVLAAVDPVPTFVFDEVDAGVGGRAAVEIGRRLAMLARHVQVLVVTHLPQVAAFADQHIRVIKTSVRGPDGATATGFTSSDVQLLDEAERVRELARMLAGQEDSESARAHAQELLDDAKLLPQQG; encoded by the coding sequence ATGCTTGAAGAACTGAGAATCCGCGACCTGGGAGTTATTACCGACGCCACCCTGCCGCTGGGCCCGGGCCTGAGCGTGGTGACCGGTGAAACGGGCGCAGGCAAGACCATGGTGGTCACCGCCGTCGGGCTGCTGCTCGGGGCGAGGTCCGACGCCGGCGCCGTGCGCAGCGGCGCGAAAAGTGCTTCCGCCGAGGCCGTGCTGAAGCTCGACGCCGGGCACGCCGCCATCGCGCGGGCCCGTGAGGCGGGGGCTGAGATCGAGGAGTTCGACGGCGGTGCGGAGTTGCTGCTCGCCCGCAGCGTCGGCGCTGACGGCCGCAGCCGGGCGTTCCTTGGCGGACGCGCCGCGCCCGTGGGCGTCCTCGCCGAAATCGGCGCAACGCTCGTCGTCGTCCACGGACAGTCCGAGCAGATCCGGCTCAAGAGCCCCGTGGCGCAGCGCAGCGCCCTGGACAAGTTCGCGGGGGAGAGCCTGGCCGGAAGCCTGGCCGGCTACCAGGAACTGCACTCGCACTGGAAGGCAATCCAGGCCGAGCTGGACACGCTCCGCGGCGCCGCCCGCGAACGCCTGCGCGAGGCGGAATCGCTCGAGGCAGCCCTGGCCGAGATCGACGCCGTCGACCCGCAACCGGGGGAGGATGAGTCCCTCAAGGCCGAAGCCGTCAAGCTCGCGAATGTCGAGGAACTGCGGATCGCGGCCACGACGGCTCACCAGGCGCTCATCTCGGAAGACTTCGGGGAGGACGCCGATGCGACGACGCTGGTGGACGCCGCCAAGCGCACCCTGGAACACGTCGCAGGCCACGATGAGGAGCTGGGGTCCGCGGCGGCGCGGCTGGCCGAGGTCGGCTTCCTGCTCAACGACATCGCGGCGGAGCTCGCCAGCTACCAGGCCGCGCTCGATACCGAGGGCCCGGAGCGGCTCGCCGAGATCGAGGACCGGCGGGCGGCGCTGGCGAAGCTCGTGCGCAAATACGCGCCGAGCATCGACGAGGTGCTGGTCTGGGCCGAGGATGCGCGGGCCCGGTTCGAGGAGCTGCAGGACGACTCCACCCGGATCGAGGCGCTGGACGCCGAGGTGGCCCGCGCGGAGGCCGGGCTCCGGAAGCAAGCCGCGGACATCAGCAAGGCGCGCAAGAAGGCCGCCAAGGAGCTCTCGGCCCGGGTCAGCGCGGAGCTGAAGGCCCTGGCCATGGCCGATGCCACCCTGATCATCAACGTGGAGTCCGGTGGGCAGCTGGGTCCGTTCGGCGTCGACGAGATCTCCTTCCTGCTCCAGCCGCACTCCGGAGCCCCGGCCCGTCCGCTCGGCAAGGGTGCCTCGGGGGGTGAGCTCTCGCGTGTGATGTTGGCCATCGAAGTGGTGCTGGCCGCCGTCGACCCCGTCCCCACCTTCGTCTTTGACGAGGTCGACGCCGGCGTGGGCGGCCGCGCCGCCGTCGAGATCGGGCGTCGGCTCGCGATGCTCGCCCGGCACGTCCAGGTGCTCGTGGTCACCCACCTGCCGCAGGTGGCCGCCTTCGCGGACCAGCACATCCGGGTCATCAAGACCTCCGTGCGGGGCCCCGACGGCGCCACTGCGACCGGTTTCACATCCAGCGACGTGCAGCTGCTGGACGAGGCCGAACGGGTCCGGGAACTGGCCCGGATGCTGGCCGGCCAGGAGGATTCCGAATCCGCCCGGGCCCACGCCCAGGAACTGCTGGACGACGCCAAGCTCCTGCCGCAGCAGGGCTGA
- a CDS encoding NAD kinase — protein sequence MSRRVLILAHTGREESLTAAWEACAQLHASGIVPVMQKSELGDMVRFFGRLDQPVEVLHHHVRLPDVELVMVLGGDGTILRAAELVREVDVPLLGVNLGHVGFLAESERADLAQTVEWIASRQYTVEERMTIDVQVWVRGQKIWHTWALNEAAIEKGNRERMLEVVTEVDERPLTSFGCDGVVLATPTGSTAYAFSAGGPVVWPEVEALLIVPISAHALFAKPLVVSPRSRLAVEILNRTDARGVLWCDGRRSVDLPPGARVEVTRSATPVRLARTHQTPFSGRLVRKFELPIQGWRGPVPQTGTIPTGPMPVVHTLRPATPLAPRHAGPGQITDPSTAK from the coding sequence ATGAGCAGGCGTGTCCTCATCCTTGCCCACACAGGGCGCGAGGAATCCCTCACAGCGGCCTGGGAAGCGTGCGCGCAGCTCCACGCGTCCGGCATCGTTCCGGTGATGCAGAAATCCGAACTCGGTGACATGGTCCGCTTTTTCGGGCGGCTCGACCAGCCAGTCGAGGTCCTCCACCACCACGTCAGACTCCCGGACGTCGAACTGGTTATGGTGCTCGGCGGGGACGGCACGATCCTGCGGGCGGCCGAGCTCGTGCGGGAAGTCGACGTCCCGCTGCTGGGCGTCAACCTCGGCCACGTAGGGTTCCTGGCCGAAAGTGAGCGTGCGGACCTGGCACAGACCGTCGAGTGGATCGCCAGCCGCCAATACACCGTGGAAGAGCGGATGACGATCGACGTCCAGGTCTGGGTCCGCGGGCAGAAGATCTGGCACACCTGGGCGCTGAACGAGGCCGCAATCGAAAAGGGCAACCGCGAACGGATGCTTGAGGTGGTCACCGAAGTCGACGAACGCCCCCTCACCTCCTTCGGCTGCGACGGCGTCGTCCTCGCCACCCCCACCGGGTCCACAGCCTATGCCTTCTCCGCTGGCGGCCCGGTGGTCTGGCCCGAGGTCGAGGCCCTGCTGATCGTGCCGATCAGTGCACACGCGCTGTTCGCCAAGCCGCTCGTGGTGTCCCCCCGGTCCCGGCTCGCCGTCGAGATCCTGAACCGCACCGACGCCCGCGGGGTGCTCTGGTGCGACGGACGCCGTTCCGTGGACCTGCCGCCGGGGGCCCGTGTGGAAGTAACCCGGTCCGCCACGCCCGTGCGGCTGGCGCGCACCCACCAGACCCCCTTCTCGGGGCGGCTGGTCCGCAAGTTCGAGCTGCCGATCCAGGGCTGGCGCGGACCCGTGCCACAGACCGGAACCATCCCGACCGGACCGATGCCGGTTGTCCACACCCTCAGGCCGGCCACGCCGCTGGCACCGCGGCACGCAGGTCCCGGCCAGATAACCGATCCATCGACTGCGAAGTGA
- a CDS encoding TlyA family RNA methyltransferase: protein MTRLDQTLVSRGLARSRTHAARLIAEGKVSSGGEVLAKASLQVQDDTVLDVQASGEDSYVSRAGHKLAGALDAFPDVEVQGKRCLDAGASTGGFTDVLLRRGAGHVVAVDVGHDQLVPQIRTDPRVSVHEGLNVRYMTAAEIGGPAALTVADLSFISLTLVMASLAACTEPGGDLVLMVKPQFEIGKDRLGRTGVVTSERERRMAVGKVAAEAMDSGLELKGLASSPLPGQDGNVEYFLWIKRGIGTDLPKIEERDAAVAALLGIIWPEH, encoded by the coding sequence ATGACCAGGCTTGACCAGACACTTGTCAGCCGGGGATTGGCGAGGTCCCGCACCCATGCCGCACGCCTCATCGCCGAGGGCAAGGTCAGCTCCGGGGGCGAAGTGCTCGCAAAGGCCTCCCTCCAGGTGCAGGACGACACCGTCCTGGATGTCCAGGCCTCCGGTGAGGACAGCTATGTCAGCCGCGCGGGCCACAAGCTGGCCGGCGCGCTGGACGCCTTTCCCGACGTCGAGGTCCAAGGCAAGCGATGCCTGGACGCCGGCGCCTCCACCGGGGGATTCACCGATGTGCTGCTCCGGCGCGGGGCCGGGCACGTCGTCGCCGTGGATGTCGGCCACGACCAGCTCGTTCCGCAGATCCGGACCGATCCCCGGGTTTCCGTCCACGAAGGCCTCAACGTCCGGTACATGACGGCGGCCGAGATCGGCGGCCCGGCCGCGCTGACCGTGGCGGACCTGTCCTTCATCTCGCTGACCCTGGTCATGGCGTCGCTCGCGGCGTGCACCGAGCCGGGCGGCGACCTCGTCCTGATGGTCAAGCCGCAGTTCGAGATCGGCAAGGACCGGCTGGGGCGCACCGGCGTGGTCACCTCGGAACGGGAGCGCCGGATGGCGGTGGGCAAGGTCGCGGCGGAGGCCATGGACAGCGGCCTGGAATTGAAGGGCCTCGCCAGCAGCCCCCTGCCCGGCCAGGACGGAAACGTCGAGTACTTTCTGTGGATAAAGCGCGGGATTGGAACAGACCTGCCTAAGATCGAGGAGCGTGACGCAGCCGTGGCGGCGTTACTCGGAATAATCTGGCCAGAGCACTAG
- a CDS encoding HAD-IIA family hydrolase has protein sequence MGTGLISMFDALLADLDGVVYAGPHAIPGAVESLRRLAGIGVGLGYVTNNASRSPAEVAQHLRELGAPAEDQQVVSSSQAAAELLASLLPAGAHVLITGSAALAYEIELVGLVPVHSAEQGPVAVVQGFSPEIGWKDLAEASYVVAGGALWMATNTDMTIPQVRGFAPGNGALVAAVAAATGKTPLVAGKPQAPLFHAAAKRLAADRPLVVGDRLDTDILGGNNAGFATVAVLTGVDTRESILAARTLERPGYIIRDLTDLYRPYPVVEHDAGRYRCGAASAVVQGQSVRISGDPADLDSWRAACSAWWAANPETTIALAPVLQWLDHQD, from the coding sequence ATGGGAACCGGCCTGATCTCCATGTTCGATGCGCTGCTCGCTGACCTCGATGGTGTGGTCTATGCAGGACCCCACGCCATCCCAGGAGCTGTGGAGTCCTTGCGCAGGCTTGCCGGAATCGGCGTCGGACTGGGCTACGTCACCAATAACGCGTCCCGTTCGCCCGCAGAGGTGGCTCAGCACCTGCGCGAGCTCGGAGCCCCCGCCGAGGACCAGCAGGTGGTGAGTTCCTCGCAGGCCGCGGCCGAACTCCTCGCCTCGCTGCTGCCTGCCGGGGCACATGTGCTCATCACCGGCAGCGCCGCGCTGGCGTACGAGATTGAACTCGTCGGCCTGGTTCCGGTCCACAGTGCGGAGCAGGGACCCGTCGCCGTCGTGCAGGGATTCAGCCCGGAAATCGGGTGGAAGGACCTCGCGGAAGCGTCGTACGTCGTCGCGGGCGGCGCCCTGTGGATGGCCACCAACACGGACATGACCATTCCCCAGGTCCGCGGCTTCGCCCCCGGCAACGGCGCCCTTGTGGCGGCCGTTGCCGCCGCCACCGGCAAAACGCCCCTCGTCGCGGGCAAGCCCCAGGCGCCCCTGTTCCACGCCGCCGCAAAACGGCTGGCAGCAGACCGGCCGCTCGTCGTCGGCGACCGGCTGGATACCGACATCCTCGGTGGCAACAACGCCGGATTCGCCACTGTAGCGGTGCTGACGGGAGTGGACACGCGGGAATCGATCCTTGCCGCCCGGACTTTGGAGCGCCCGGGTTACATCATCCGTGACCTGACGGATCTGTACCGGCCCTACCCCGTAGTGGAGCACGACGCCGGACGGTACCGCTGCGGTGCCGCCTCCGCCGTCGTGCAGGGACAGTCAGTCCGGATCAGCGGGGATCCCGCCGACCTGGACTCCTGGCGGGCCGCCTGTTCGGCGTGGTGGGCCGCGAACCCCGAAACCACGATTGCACTGGCGCCGGTCCTTCAATGGCTGGACCACCAGGACTGA